TTGGCGGCCGATTACGGCCTGGACCTAAAGCGAATGGTGTTGGTTGGCGGCGGGGGCGGAGCTTCGGCGCTCGTTCCAGCGCTCGCGAAGACACTCGGCTGCGAATTCCGCATCGCGCGAAACGCGCACGTCATCTCGCCTATCGGCGTGGCGCTGGCGCTGGTACGTGACGTCGTCGAACGCATGATCCCGAGTCCCACGCCTCTGGACATCGCGCAGATTCGAGCGGAAGCGGAAGATGCCGCCGTCGCGGCCGGAGCGGCGCGCGAGAGCGTCGAGGTCGATGTCAGCGTCGATTCTCAGCGCAACATCGTGCGTGCCGCTGCCAGCGGAGCGACTGAGCTGCGCGCGCGAGATCTCAGGCGTATGGAAGCCGCCGAAGACGAGCGGCGCAGCATCGCGGCCGAGTCGATGGGCGCAGCGCCCGAGGTCCTCGAGCTGGCGGCAAGCACACCGCAGTTTTCCGTTTATACGGCGCGAATGCAGCCGTCGGGTTTGTTGCGCTATTTCGGATCCGCGAAAGATCCCGTGCGCGTCATCGACCGCGAAGGCGTGATTCGGTTACGCGTGCCGGACGCGCGGATCGTCCCAACGACGATCGCGCAGGCCGAAGATGAGCTGCGTGAGATTCTCGAGGCACTGACGTCGTACGGCGACGCTGGGAAGATGCTTCCCGCGCTGCACTTGCTGCTGCGTGACCGGATCGTCAACTTGAGCGGGATGGTCGATCCGGAGCTCGTGGTCACGATCGCATCCGACCATCTTCGTACGATGAGCGCCACCGAACCGGGCATCATCGTCGCCGAGCATCGCGCGTGACCGCGCGCGCCCTCGCCAAGCGTTTAGGCGCCAAGATTGTCGAGCGCCGCGGGGGGATCGGTGAGGATCGCTGGATCATCTCGGAATTCGATGCACGTGAAAAGACGATCGTGATCTATCTCGACACGCTCGAGATGCTCTCAGAGTTGGTGCTCGTCAACGATTTGCCGTTCGATCCGGAGCATCTCGACGAGATTGCGATCGCGCACGAGTGCTTTCATATGATCTCCGGGAGTTCGCACGGTCCGCAAGGCGAAGAGGACGCGCATAGGTTTGCGCGCGAGCTCCTCGATTTGCCGGCCTCACCGGAGTTGCTCAACGAGCTTTTGAGCCGTCAATCAGGTCAGCCGTGACCGGTGCGCTGCTGCTCGCCGCGATGGCGATCTTCGTCATTCTGATGATGACGAAGAAGCTTGCGACGCCGCTCGCCTTGATGGCGCTTGCGGTAGTCGTCGGGATCATTCTCGGAATCCCGTGGATCGGGAAGCCCGATGATAGTATCCTGGGCGGCATCATCGCAAGCGGCGCAACGGCGCTCGCAGCGACAATCGTCGCGGTAGTTTTCGGGAGCTGGCTCGGCGCCGTCATGGACGAGACCGGAATCGCGCAAACGCTCGTGCGCAAAGCGGTTGAGCTCGGAGGTGATCGCCCGTACGCAGTGGCCTTTGCCGTCTGGTTCGTCGCGATCTTCGTTGGAACGGTTACCGGCAGCGCGCCCGCAGCGATCCTGGTAGGATTGATCGGGATTCCCGCGATGTTGGCGGCAGGCGTGCCGCGCACGGTTGCAGCCTCTACGGTGGTCGTCGGGCTGTGGTGCGGAAATCCGCTTCAATTGCAAACCTGGAAATATCTTTCGCAAGCGATGGGCGTACCGCAAGCCGACGTCGTCGGATTCCTGGTGCGCTATTTCCCGATCGTCCTGATCGGCGGCTTGTCGTTCTTGTTCGTTCAGTCACGGATTTCGGGCCGTGTCTACAATTGGGCCGTGTCCGCGCCGCGAACGCGTCAAGCCGCACGCACGGCGCCATGGTACGCGCTTATCACGCCGGCGATTCCGATTGCACTGGTGCTCGGGAGCGCTGCATTCGGGATTTCGTTCGATGTCATTCCCGCGCTTATCATCGGAATTCTCTACGGCGTGCTGACCACTCGACCACGCGCATTCAATGAAGTGATGCTCAAGACCGCATATCGCGGCCTGGAACTGGCCGCGGCGCCAATGTATCTCTTCATCGTAATCGGGATGCTGCTCACGGCCGTACGCATGCCGGGAATCGTCGACGCACTTCATCCGATCGTCAGTGCGATCGCGCCCCACAATCCGTGGGTGTATGCGATCGGGTTCGGCCTGCTCGCGCCGCTCGCGCTCTACCGCGGTCCTCTCAACATCGTCGGAATGGGAGTTGGAATCGCGGGCGTCCTGCTCGCACTTGGAACGTATCCGGCGCTGCTCGTGCTCGGCACCTTTGCGTCGATCAATGGAATCGTCGGCGTCTCGGATCCGACAGGGACCCAAACGGTGTGGAGCGCCGAATACGCGGGCGTTCGCCCGGAGGACGTGATGCGTCAAACGCTGCCATTCACGTGGGCAACAGCGTTCGCCGGCGTCGTCCTCGCCGTATTGCTCTATTTGCGCTAGACGGCGCGGATCGTGCGGTAGCGCGCCTGCCAAGCTGTGGCGTCGATTTTTTGCGCGAGATCGCTGATGGGCGCGCCGACGATCCCTTCGCGCGCCGCTTGCTCGCCAACCGCAATTGCCACCTTGCGCGAAACGTCACGTAAAGTTGAAACGGGCGGAAGAATCGCGGCGCCGAGCGTCGAGGCGTCGACCATCTCGGCGAGGGCGCTGGCCGCAGCAACGAACATGGCATCGCTGATGACGCGTGCGCGCGTAACGATCGCACCAAGGCCGAGGCCCGGGAAGATAATGGCGTTGTTGGCTTGTCCGATTGTGTACGAGATGCCGTCGTGCAACACCGGATCGAACGGGCTTCCCGTCGCGATCAGCGCGCGCCCGTCGGTCCACTCGACCAGATTTTCCGGAACCGCTTCGGAGAGTGCCGTCGGATTCGAGAGCGGCAAGATGATCGGGCGCGGCGTTCCCTGCGCCATCGCATGCACGACCTCTGCGGTAAACGCGCCGCTTTGCCCGGAGCAGCCGATCAAGACGGTCGGGTGAACGCGACGGACGACTTCGGCGAGCGTGATGCCGCGCTGGGGATCGGCAGTCCAATCACGAACGTCGTCTCGCTTGCGAGCAAACGGCGCCTGGAAGTCGCGAATGTTCGGCATGTCGCGCACCAGCAAACCATTGCGATCGATACACCAGAAACTGCGAGCCGCTTCCTCATCTGTTACGCCTTGCGTTGCGATCGCGCGGCGAATGAGATCCGCGATACCGATTCCGGCCGTTCCCGAGCCGAAGATCACGATGCGCTCGTCGCGTAGCCGGCCGCCCGTTACCTCGAGCGCAGAGAGAATCGCCGCCAGCACGACGCCGGCCGTTCCCTGAATGTCGTCGTTAAACGTGCACAGTTTCGAACGATACTGATCCAGAATCCAACGCGCGTTCGAGGCCGCGAAGTCTTCCCAGTGCAGAAGAGCGTTGGGAAACAGACGGTGCGCGGTCTGCACGTAGCGATCGACGAAGGCTTGATATAGCGCGCCGCGCACGCGTGCATGCCGGTAGCCAAGGTACAGCGGATCGTCCATCAACGACGGGTTGTCGGTCCCGACATCGAGCATTACCGGGATCACGCGCGTCGGATCGATTCCGGCCGCCGCCGTGTAGACGGCGAGCTTGCCGATGCAGATGTCCATCCCGCCGACGCCCCAGTCGCCGATCCCAAGAATCGCTTCGGCGTCGGTTGCGACCAGCAGGTCGATGTCGTCGCTTGACGCGCCGGCATTGCGCAGCGATTCTTCGAGCAGCTCCGGGTGTTCGATCGAGAGAAACACCCCGCGTGGGCGTTGATACTGGCGGCTGTACTGCTGAATTGCCGTTCCGACCGTCGGTGTGTAGACGATCGGAAACATCTCGACGACGTGTTGACCGAACAAGTAGAAGAACAACGTCTCGTTGCGATCCTGCAGCGCGGCAAGAAACTGGTTCTTCGCAAGATCGTTCGGCAGACGTGAGTACATGTCGTACAAACGAGCTGCTTGCTGCTCGATCGAAACGACGGCCGGCGGCAGCAATCCCGTAAGTCCCAGAGCGGCGCGCTCCACGTTCGTGAACGCAGTCCCTTTGTTGATCGCCGGGAGATGTAAAACATCCGATCCACGCGCGGAGATTTCGAATTCCCCGCGGGCATTCGTTGTATACGGTCGAGCTGCGGGCACCCCGTTCCCTACGAGACGCTAGCGGCTATTGCCTTGAGCTCCTTGATATCGAGATCGCCGACCAGCGCAAAGGTCAGGCCGGCGTTTTTCCACGACAACAGCGTCGTCGAACCGTCGTTCATATAGAGCGCATCCCGGTTCTCGATCTTGATCGGAACGGGCTTCGTGTGTCCGAAATCTGCCGTAACGTTTGTGGCATTCTCGAAAAGCGAAAGCGAACGTACCCCGTCCGAATACATCAGCTGCAACGTCTTCA
Above is a genomic segment from Candidatus Baltobacteraceae bacterium containing:
- a CDS encoding NAD-dependent malic enzyme yields the protein MPAARPYTTNARGEFEISARGSDVLHLPAINKGTAFTNVERAALGLTGLLPPAVVSIEQQAARLYDMYSRLPNDLAKNQFLAALQDRNETLFFYLFGQHVVEMFPIVYTPTVGTAIQQYSRQYQRPRGVFLSIEHPELLEESLRNAGASSDDIDLLVATDAEAILGIGDWGVGGMDICIGKLAVYTAAAGIDPTRVIPVMLDVGTDNPSLMDDPLYLGYRHARVRGALYQAFVDRYVQTAHRLFPNALLHWEDFAASNARWILDQYRSKLCTFNDDIQGTAGVVLAAILSALEVTGGRLRDERIVIFGSGTAGIGIADLIRRAIATQGVTDEEAARSFWCIDRNGLLVRDMPNIRDFQAPFARKRDDVRDWTADPQRGITLAEVVRRVHPTVLIGCSGQSGAFTAEVVHAMAQGTPRPIILPLSNPTALSEAVPENLVEWTDGRALIATGSPFDPVLHDGISYTIGQANNAIIFPGLGLGAIVTRARVISDAMFVAAASALAEMVDASTLGAAILPPVSTLRDVSRKVAIAVGEQAAREGIVGAPISDLAQKIDATAWQARYRTIRAV